The proteins below are encoded in one region of Effusibacillus dendaii:
- the nadC gene encoding carboxylating nicotinate-nucleotide diphosphorylase, whose amino-acid sequence MKLDLRVIQPIILRALQEDIGFSDITTNSIVAADKQANAVLVMKEPGILAGLPVAEQVFKTLDPDLRLNALAKDGDAIASGQAILEIEGSARSMLTSERVALNFVQRMSAVATRTARFVELVRYYNAKITDTRKTTPGFRLLEKYAVTIGGGRNHRFGLYDAVFIKNNHIQIAGGIKQAIMSARHQIPHTTKIAVEADSMQKIEEALEVKADIILLSNMSLETIREAVDLIGGRAITEVSGDVTEENVVDVAKTGVDYITVSLITTSVRHLDITLELRTGETSDEKS is encoded by the coding sequence GTGAAACTGGACCTTCGGGTGATTCAGCCGATTATTTTACGAGCCTTGCAAGAAGATATCGGATTTAGCGACATTACAACAAACAGTATTGTGGCGGCAGATAAACAAGCAAATGCAGTATTGGTCATGAAGGAACCAGGGATACTTGCCGGGTTGCCCGTTGCCGAACAGGTTTTTAAAACGCTTGACCCGGATCTTCGATTAAACGCCTTGGCGAAAGACGGAGACGCAATCGCATCCGGACAAGCTATCTTGGAAATAGAGGGTTCGGCCCGCTCCATGCTAACGAGTGAACGAGTCGCACTTAACTTTGTTCAGCGAATGTCGGCAGTTGCTACAAGAACCGCACGGTTTGTAGAACTGGTTCGTTATTACAATGCAAAAATAACAGATACCCGCAAAACAACACCGGGTTTTCGACTGTTGGAAAAGTATGCCGTTACAATTGGCGGCGGCAGAAATCACCGTTTCGGATTGTATGACGCCGTCTTTATCAAAAACAACCATATTCAAATTGCCGGTGGCATTAAACAGGCCATTATGTCGGCCCGGCATCAGATTCCTCATACAACGAAAATTGCCGTAGAAGCCGATTCGATGCAGAAAATAGAAGAAGCGCTCGAAGTGAAAGCGGATATTATTTTGTTAAGCAACATGAGTTTGGAAACGATCAGGGAAGCGGTCGATCTAATCGGGGGAAGGGCCATTACCGAGGTTTCTGGAGATGTCACAGAAGAGAACGTGGTAGATGTTGCGAAAACGGGTGTGGATTATATAACAGTCAGCCTGATTACCACTTCTGTGCGGCATTTAGATATTACGTTGGAACTTCGCACCGGTGAAACAAGTGATGAGAAAAGCTGA
- the ftsH gene encoding ATP-dependent zinc metalloprotease FtsH → MNRVFRNLGFYLIIFLLIVGIVSFVTTGNQGTTEQPFNNVVQELQKDNVQSIDVTPDGLTLQLNVTLNDGTKWTSRALVSEVFTETLMNSKAKVVINAPPRDSVWITIFTGILPFIIMFVLFFFLLNQAQGGGSKVMNFGKSRAKLYTEEKKKVTFNDVAGADEEKNELVEVVEFLKDPRKFAALGARIPKGVLLVGPPGTGKTLLARAVAGEAGVPFFSISGSDFVEMFVGVGASRVRDLFEQAKKNAPCIIFIDEIDAVGRHRGAGLGGGHDEREQTLNQLLVEMDGFGANEGIIIIAATNRPDILDPALLRPGRFDRQITVDRPDVRGRKEILQVHARNKPLSAEVNLDNIAKMTPGFTGADLENLLNEAALLAARRNKKEIDMPEVDEAIDRVIAGPEKKSRVVSEKERRLVAYHESGHAVVGYFLEGADEVHKVTIIPRGMAGGYTVMLPKEDRWFATKGEMLDKVCGLLGGRVAEQLVLGEISTGAHNDLERATGVIRRMITEFGMSDKLGPLQFGHRQGQVFLGKDISSEQNYSDAIAYEIDKEMRAMIDECYKRTEQVLTKHRDKLELLAKTLLEKETIDKAQIEALMKGETLPDQGQENSDAKNDSQQES, encoded by the coding sequence ATGAACAGGGTTTTCCGAAATCTCGGATTTTATCTGATCATTTTTCTTCTGATTGTAGGAATTGTCAGTTTTGTGACGACAGGCAATCAGGGAACGACAGAGCAACCTTTCAACAATGTGGTTCAAGAGCTGCAGAAAGACAATGTGCAATCAATTGATGTTACGCCTGATGGGCTTACTCTTCAATTGAATGTTACGTTGAATGATGGCACGAAATGGACGTCCCGTGCGCTCGTAAGCGAAGTATTCACGGAAACGTTGATGAATTCAAAAGCGAAGGTAGTCATCAACGCTCCGCCTCGGGATTCCGTATGGATTACAATCTTTACGGGAATTTTGCCGTTTATCATAATGTTTGTCCTGTTCTTCTTCCTTTTGAATCAGGCCCAAGGCGGCGGTTCAAAAGTAATGAATTTCGGCAAGAGCAGGGCGAAGCTCTACACGGAAGAAAAGAAAAAGGTGACGTTTAATGACGTGGCCGGTGCTGACGAAGAAAAGAACGAACTGGTGGAAGTGGTAGAGTTTCTGAAAGACCCTCGCAAATTTGCCGCACTTGGCGCCCGTATTCCGAAAGGCGTTTTGTTGGTTGGACCGCCGGGAACTGGTAAAACACTGCTGGCGAGGGCGGTTGCCGGTGAGGCGGGAGTTCCTTTTTTCTCGATCTCCGGTTCTGACTTCGTGGAAATGTTTGTAGGTGTTGGTGCGTCCCGTGTGCGGGATTTGTTTGAGCAAGCGAAGAAAAACGCGCCTTGTATCATTTTTATTGATGAGATTGATGCGGTGGGGCGTCATCGGGGGGCCGGTCTTGGCGGCGGACACGATGAACGGGAGCAGACTCTAAACCAGTTGCTTGTAGAGATGGATGGATTTGGGGCAAACGAGGGCATTATCATTATAGCGGCTACAAACCGCCCAGACATTCTCGACCCTGCGCTGCTTCGACCGGGACGGTTTGACAGACAAATTACGGTTGATCGCCCAGATGTAAGGGGGCGCAAAGAGATTTTGCAAGTGCATGCGCGCAATAAGCCATTATCAGCTGAAGTAAATCTTGACAATATTGCAAAAATGACGCCCGGATTTACAGGAGCTGATCTGGAAAATCTGCTGAATGAGGCAGCCTTGTTGGCAGCCAGACGGAATAAAAAAGAAATCGACATGCCTGAAGTGGATGAAGCGATTGATCGCGTGATTGCCGGTCCGGAAAAGAAATCGAGAGTCGTTTCGGAAAAGGAACGGCGATTGGTGGCGTACCACGAGTCTGGCCACGCGGTAGTGGGTTATTTCTTGGAAGGCGCCGATGAAGTCCATAAAGTGACGATTATTCCGCGCGGCATGGCGGGTGGATACACCGTTATGTTGCCAAAGGAAGATCGTTGGTTTGCCACCAAAGGGGAAATGCTTGATAAGGTTTGTGGATTGCTGGGCGGCCGTGTGGCAGAGCAATTGGTGTTAGGGGAAATCTCTACGGGAGCTCACAACGATTTGGAAAGGGCAACTGGCGTTATCCGCCGTATGATTACTGAATTCGGTATGAGCGACAAGTTGGGACCGCTCCAATTCGGACACCGTCAAGGCCAGGTTTTCTTGGGGAAAGATATTTCGTCCGAACAGAACTACAGCGATGCGATCGCATATGAAATTGACAAAGAAATGCGTGCGATGATTGATGAATGTTACAAACGTACGGAACAAGTATTGACCAAGCATCGAGACAAGTTGGAACTGTTGGCGAAAACCTTGCTTGAAAAAGAAACGATTGATAAAGCCCAGATTGAGGCGTTAATGAAAGGTGAGACGCTACCCGATCAGGGACAGGAAAATTCAGATGCGAAAAATGATTCTCAGCAGGAATCTTGA
- the hpt gene encoding hypoxanthine phosphoribosyltransferase has translation MRDDIEEIMFTPEQIQSKVAELGMQISDDYRDKNPLVVCVLKGASLFMADLVRNISIPIEMDFMAISSYGASTQSSGVVRIMKDLETGLENRHVIIVEDIVDTGLTLSYLRDSLLRRNASSVRIVTLFDKPSGRKIEIIPDYSGFQVPNAFIVGYGLDYSEKYRNLPFVGILKPEIYS, from the coding sequence ATGCGCGACGATATAGAAGAAATCATGTTCACCCCGGAGCAAATTCAAAGCAAAGTCGCCGAACTGGGGATGCAAATTTCCGATGATTACCGGGATAAAAACCCACTCGTTGTTTGTGTGCTAAAAGGCGCATCTTTATTTATGGCGGATTTGGTAAGAAACATCTCGATTCCGATCGAAATGGATTTTATGGCTATTTCCAGTTATGGGGCCTCCACCCAATCTTCAGGCGTAGTCCGAATCATGAAGGATCTGGAGACCGGATTGGAGAATAGACATGTGATTATCGTGGAGGATATTGTGGATACGGGGCTTACGTTGTCTTATTTGCGTGATTCCTTGTTAAGGCGTAACGCATCCTCTGTTCGTATCGTCACATTATTTGATAAACCCAGCGGTCGTAAAATTGAGATTATCCCCGACTACTCCGGTTTTCAGGTACCGAATGCATTCATAGTCGGATATGGGCTTGATTATTCGGAAAAATACCGAAATCTTCCTTTTGTTGGAATTTTAAAGCCCGAGATTTACAGTTAA
- the tilS gene encoding tRNA lysidine(34) synthetase TilS, whose product MLHKVKSTIEDNFLFDKGEQILVGVSGGADSVALLSVLHKLAEQEGWQLHVAHVEHGLRGEESIEDARFVEKLCGEWKIPFHLMQPDVKKYAAEQGISTQVAARELRYAFFRDTAKRIGASKVALAHHADDQAETILMRVLRGTSVAGLTGIPLRRKMDGIEVVRPFLYVWRSEIEEYCQKEKIVYRNDSTNALTDYLRNKIRLQLIPQLEREYNPNLRRGLTQLGDIASHEDSYMNQQAELIFEQIVKKGLDSGWSVDKTGLLCQPLALQRRVITLILYYLSGCTIEWEAKHITSIIGLANHPSPSARIDLPFGVRAWREYDFIHIAKSPVWEIPAHRTEAALPVPTWPVDQSKMVFPFCFPEFCLNGSIELLEGAESPVDQWEAVFDYDQIQDRSFLIRSRLPGEWMRPIGMTGRKKIKEIMMEARIPLYRRNFWPLWLIDDQVVWVTGIRRSQFAVVGPQTRRTVRIRVNQQQLQEEMPTQED is encoded by the coding sequence ATGTTGCATAAAGTTAAATCTACAATTGAGGACAACTTCCTGTTTGACAAAGGAGAACAGATTCTTGTCGGCGTATCTGGCGGTGCGGATTCGGTTGCTCTTCTGTCTGTTTTGCACAAACTGGCTGAGCAGGAAGGCTGGCAGCTGCATGTTGCACATGTAGAGCATGGGCTGCGCGGGGAAGAATCGATTGAGGACGCACGATTTGTGGAAAAGCTTTGCGGTGAATGGAAGATTCCTTTTCACTTGATGCAACCGGATGTGAAAAAATATGCGGCTGAACAAGGCATATCGACGCAGGTAGCGGCAAGGGAGCTTCGGTACGCCTTCTTTCGGGACACTGCCAAACGGATCGGGGCATCAAAAGTGGCGCTGGCACATCATGCCGATGATCAGGCAGAAACGATTTTAATGCGTGTTCTGCGCGGCACTTCCGTAGCCGGTTTGACGGGAATTCCACTGCGCCGCAAGATGGACGGCATCGAAGTGGTGAGGCCGTTTCTTTACGTATGGAGGTCTGAGATTGAGGAATACTGTCAGAAGGAAAAAATTGTGTACCGTAATGATTCAACCAATGCATTAACCGATTACTTGCGAAATAAGATACGATTACAGCTAATACCACAATTGGAAAGGGAGTATAATCCGAATTTGCGGCGGGGACTGACGCAGCTGGGGGACATTGCTTCACACGAGGACTCGTACATGAATCAACAGGCTGAACTTATTTTTGAACAAATTGTTAAAAAAGGATTGGACAGTGGATGGTCTGTCGACAAAACGGGACTGTTGTGTCAACCGCTTGCTTTACAACGTCGAGTAATTACACTAATATTATATTATCTTTCTGGATGTACCATAGAGTGGGAAGCCAAGCACATTACCAGTATTATTGGGCTGGCCAATCACCCTTCTCCTTCTGCCCGGATCGATCTTCCTTTCGGTGTACGGGCGTGGAGGGAATATGATTTTATACATATTGCAAAGTCTCCTGTTTGGGAGATTCCCGCGCATCGAACAGAAGCCGCCTTACCTGTGCCGACATGGCCTGTCGATCAATCAAAAATGGTTTTTCCCTTTTGTTTTCCGGAGTTTTGTTTGAACGGATCGATTGAACTGTTGGAAGGAGCTGAGTCCCCTGTCGACCAATGGGAGGCTGTTTTTGATTATGATCAAATTCAGGACCGCAGCTTCTTGATTCGATCCCGCTTGCCAGGAGAATGGATGCGACCGATCGGAATGACAGGGCGCAAAAAAATCAAAGAGATCATGATGGAAGCGCGGATTCCTTTATATCGAAGGAATTTCTGGCCGTTATGGCTGATAGACGACCAAGTCGTGTGGGTGACTGGAATTCGTCGAAGTCAGTTTGCAGTTGTGGGTCCACAAACGCGAAGAACCGTTCGAATTCGCGTAAACCAGCAACAATTGCAGGAGGAAATGCCAACACAGGAGGATTAA
- a CDS encoding threonine/serine exporter family protein: MIMNLILAYLGTVAYAIIYRVPKRALLTAGLVGAGASAIRSGVEQLASSAVAGAFLGAFFVSIASEMLARIQKLPATVFIVCGILMLVPGMRALSAMRFFMEKDYFQGISNGTETFLIAGGIAAGLVVGGALMRFGRRRQHVA; this comes from the coding sequence ATGATTATGAACCTCATATTGGCGTATTTAGGGACAGTGGCATATGCGATTATTTACCGGGTTCCGAAGCGGGCTTTGTTAACCGCAGGCCTGGTCGGAGCGGGTGCCAGCGCGATTCGGAGCGGCGTTGAACAGTTGGCATCGAGTGCGGTAGCAGGAGCGTTTTTAGGCGCTTTTTTCGTATCGATCGCAAGTGAAATGTTGGCGAGAATCCAGAAATTGCCGGCTACTGTTTTTATTGTTTGCGGCATCTTGATGCTGGTGCCTGGTATGCGGGCGTTAAGCGCGATGCGCTTTTTTATGGAAAAAGACTATTTTCAGGGAATTTCAAACGGAACGGAAACCTTTTTGATAGCGGGCGGGATTGCTGCAGGTCTAGTGGTTGGGGGTGCGTTGATGCGTTTTGGCAGGAGGCGGCAGCATGTTGCATAA
- a CDS encoding threonine/serine exporter family protein, protein MSRDKVAIQTMNVCLKAGTLLLRNGAETARVEETIERVGRASGMQVVYSFVTPTAIIINLMTEEGSYTRLNRITDGLSIDLTKVSKINELSRRFERGQLSLQEVDEELDQIEREKSEYPLWIRQFCAMVAGGGFTMLSGGGWWDLLPGAICAGMAHFLTERLDPRMPRFLAVSLQSFAVTFLAVLLVKSGFGENFYPINIGGLIPLLPGLAVTNAVRDLMANDLISGLARSAEAFLTSFAIAIGVALVFVWHIGGLSE, encoded by the coding sequence ATGAGCAGAGATAAAGTAGCGATTCAAACGATGAATGTCTGTTTAAAAGCGGGGACCTTACTGCTGCGAAACGGGGCGGAAACAGCCCGGGTGGAGGAAACGATCGAGCGGGTTGGTCGGGCCAGCGGTATGCAGGTGGTATACAGTTTTGTGACGCCAACCGCCATAATTATCAATTTGATGACAGAAGAAGGCAGCTATACCCGATTAAACCGCATCACGGATGGATTGAGCATCGATTTGACAAAAGTGTCCAAAATCAACGAACTGTCAAGGCGATTTGAACGCGGCCAATTGTCTTTGCAAGAAGTAGACGAAGAATTGGACCAGATTGAGCGGGAAAAATCGGAATATCCCCTATGGATTCGCCAATTCTGCGCGATGGTGGCTGGCGGCGGATTTACGATGCTGTCTGGCGGGGGATGGTGGGATTTGCTGCCGGGGGCGATTTGTGCGGGGATGGCTCATTTTTTAACAGAACGTCTGGACCCGAGGATGCCCCGTTTTTTGGCTGTATCGCTCCAATCTTTTGCCGTCACGTTTCTTGCTGTGTTATTGGTAAAATCGGGATTTGGGGAAAATTTCTATCCGATTAATATCGGCGGACTGATTCCGCTTTTGCCAGGTCTCGCAGTTACGAATGCGGTGCGTGATTTGATGGCGAACGACCTCATATCTGGTTTGGCGAGATCGGCAGAGGCATTTCTGACTTCCTTTGCGATTGCAATCGGAGTGGCTCTCGTATTTGTTTGGCATATCGGAGGTTTGTCCGAATGA
- a CDS encoding serine/threonine protein kinase, whose amino-acid sequence MSQRAATWSKFNSRQAPQRLGDTVYGRWNGHAYQLIRLLGTGANGTVWLAQENGRSYALKISTEPTAISLEYRLLKQLQENSPPDIFTVQGSRLGPFVYDLDDYTSADGQLHYFYVMEYIAGVPAHLDSKRSDGTAACQIVCRLLFFLQQLHQKGVAFGDIKADNVLVNPRNGEVRLVDFGGVTRFGESIRQFTEWYDRAYWQAGSRRADRQYDLFSVALLWIQLLCPGIDKIRGGGVRGFQRIKRTLAANGLKNCIPILEKTWKGGFQDADEMREAVQQAAASHVQPKFRKKVGRFYRKWDDVLEKDWDWTHWTVVGSVAVCMSVILRLIMIK is encoded by the coding sequence ATGTCGCAGCGAGCAGCTACGTGGTCTAAATTTAATAGCCGACAGGCGCCGCAAAGGCTGGGCGATACGGTATACGGAAGATGGAACGGACATGCTTATCAGTTGATTCGCTTGTTGGGAACGGGAGCAAATGGAACCGTTTGGTTGGCGCAAGAGAATGGGCGCAGCTACGCGTTAAAAATTTCAACAGAACCGACGGCCATTTCGTTGGAATACAGGCTGCTGAAGCAACTGCAGGAAAACTCGCCGCCAGACATTTTCACGGTCCAGGGAAGCCGCCTTGGGCCTTTTGTTTATGATTTGGATGATTACACTTCTGCTGACGGGCAATTGCATTATTTTTATGTGATGGAATACATTGCCGGGGTCCCCGCTCATCTCGACTCGAAACGGTCGGACGGAACAGCCGCTTGCCAAATCGTATGCCGTCTGTTGTTTTTTTTGCAGCAGCTTCATCAAAAGGGAGTCGCATTTGGCGATATTAAGGCAGACAACGTGTTGGTCAACCCTCGGAATGGGGAGGTTCGGCTGGTCGACTTTGGAGGCGTCACCCGTTTTGGGGAAAGTATCCGCCAGTTTACCGAATGGTATGATCGCGCGTATTGGCAGGCAGGTTCACGGCGGGCGGATCGGCAGTACGACTTGTTTTCCGTCGCTTTGTTATGGATTCAACTGCTTTGTCCGGGAATTGATAAAATCCGGGGTGGCGGCGTAAGAGGATTTCAACGTATCAAACGGACACTTGCTGCAAATGGGTTGAAAAATTGCATTCCCATTTTGGAAAAAACGTGGAAGGGCGGATTTCAAGATGCCGATGAAATGCGCGAGGCGGTGCAGCAGGCTGCCGCATCGCACGTTCAGCCAAAATTCAGAAAGAAAGTTGGCCGATTTTATCGAAAATGGGATGACGTTCTTGAGAAGGACTGGGATTGGACGCATTGGACAGTGGTCGGTTCCGTGGCCGTTTGTATGTCCGTGATTTTACGTTTGATTATGATAAAATAA
- a CDS encoding vWA domain-containing protein: protein MWEQVELKQILLLTDGCSNLGGNPVEVAKAASHAGIAVNVIGILDGGSLGEKGRNEVQAIAAAGNGMSQFVETKHLGQTMQMLTRHTMQATLQQAMKKELKSMIGRDMEQLPPERRIDLLHMIDRAGELSALRLVLLIDVSASMRDKLPHVREAIRELEISLEARKGEHKIAVITFPAGGQASKLLSHFCKNPGLSELGSGLSVGGSTPTGPALYDAIRLLQNGEGASDVAASSYVV, encoded by the coding sequence ATGTGGGAGCAAGTGGAACTGAAACAAATTTTGCTGTTGACAGACGGATGTTCCAATCTGGGCGGTAACCCGGTCGAGGTTGCAAAAGCGGCAAGTCATGCCGGGATTGCGGTTAACGTAATTGGCATTTTGGATGGCGGTTCTTTGGGAGAAAAGGGCCGTAACGAGGTGCAGGCCATCGCGGCAGCCGGAAACGGTATGAGCCAGTTTGTGGAAACGAAACATCTGGGGCAAACGATGCAAATGTTGACGCGCCATACGATGCAGGCAACGCTGCAACAAGCAATGAAGAAAGAGCTGAAGTCGATGATCGGTCGAGACATGGAACAACTTCCGCCTGAACGGCGAATCGACCTGCTTCATATGATTGACCGAGCGGGTGAACTGTCTGCTTTGCGGTTGGTTTTGCTGATTGACGTTTCTGCCAGTATGCGGGACAAGCTACCGCATGTTCGGGAAGCGATACGGGAGCTGGAGATTAGCCTGGAGGCCCGTAAAGGTGAGCACAAAATTGCGGTGATTACTTTCCCGGCAGGGGGCCAGGCAAGTAAGCTCCTATCCCATTTTTGCAAGAATCCGGGGTTGTCTGAGCTGGGAAGCGGACTTTCAGTCGGCGGGTCAACACCGACCGGACCGGCTTTATATGACGCGATCAGATTGCTGCAGAATGGGGAGGGAGCTTCGGATGTCGCAGCGAGCAGCTACGTGGTCTAA
- the spoIIE gene encoding stage II sporulation protein E — translation MWRRFWRLNWQAASAVDADVAEIKERNRILRQWTSLTNWWESKAVGRSSAVLLLIAFFLGRAEILGELTPFALALYAVMLRLKKTLSRNVMIALLLGAATVHTIGYVISLVAMLAFYRIVHGMLSRRKSLSLNALPFVVFLVDTAARIAISMARNDMSTYSLMMSLVEGFLAMVLSLIFIQSLPIFTFQKGVKELRNEEIFCLVILMTSVLTGLSGIQVGSLSFENIFSRYLIMLFALIGGAGVGTSVGVVTGIILAMANLNAISQIGMLAFAGMLGGLLKDAKKVGVGIGFLLGTGILAVYVGQLPEIFTALQETLVAIVLLLFTPKGFIEQISRYVPGTHQHYLSQQDYSRRIRELMAGRIREVSHLFQELAHSFAQLSSGGRKSQDEALNAALEVVNKQVCTTCFKREICWEKDFYQTYHGFRDTIALIEAEGTVTKDSIPTELRKRCVRIEQILPALYQATDSIKRDMQWQNRLLESRELVAVQLQGVADIMEELTYDLTKENHMSAGHEEHIIAALEQLGLSIRSVDIISLEEGKIEIEVTQTAAVDRNECEKLIAPLLSEIVGENITVAEKRIHEDSGLMSIFRSAQVYRVNTAVASAAKDGKILSGDSFTTLDVGNGKFAVAVSDGMGNGERAMQESSAAIRLLQQLLKAGFDEQLAIKTVNSVLLLRSKDEIFTTMDLALIDQFNARTEFLKIGSVPSFVKRHHEVISIRGENVPIGILQDIDIQTVVTDLQEGDLLILMSDGIYDAPKHVDDKEKWLRKQIERFDSSDPQVVADLLVELAVRVNHGKIVDDMTVLVAKIEKHHPDWATIKLPGMKKIRRKKEASAPPIPVQGPDSTSLS, via the coding sequence GTGTGGAGACGGTTTTGGCGATTGAATTGGCAGGCGGCTTCCGCCGTGGATGCGGATGTTGCGGAAATCAAGGAGCGTAACAGAATATTGCGACAGTGGACAAGCCTTACAAATTGGTGGGAATCAAAAGCTGTTGGCAGATCAAGTGCCGTATTGCTCTTGATCGCGTTTTTTCTGGGGCGTGCAGAAATTTTGGGTGAACTTACACCGTTCGCACTTGCTTTGTACGCCGTTATGCTTCGTTTGAAAAAGACACTGTCCCGAAATGTGATGATCGCCTTGTTATTGGGAGCGGCAACCGTCCATACGATCGGCTATGTAATCTCGCTGGTTGCTATGTTGGCCTTTTACCGAATTGTGCATGGGATGCTTTCGAGGCGAAAATCGCTCAGTCTAAACGCTTTGCCATTTGTGGTTTTTTTGGTGGACACGGCGGCCAGAATTGCGATTTCGATGGCTCGTAATGATATGTCTACCTATTCGCTGATGATGAGTCTCGTAGAAGGATTTCTGGCTATGGTGCTGAGTTTGATTTTTATCCAGTCGCTGCCGATTTTTACATTTCAAAAAGGCGTTAAGGAATTGCGCAATGAGGAAATTTTCTGTCTGGTTATCTTGATGACATCTGTTTTGACCGGTTTGTCAGGGATTCAAGTAGGGAGCCTGTCGTTTGAAAATATTTTCAGCCGTTATTTGATCATGCTGTTTGCGCTGATCGGCGGTGCTGGCGTTGGGACAAGCGTCGGCGTGGTAACGGGAATCATACTGGCGATGGCAAATTTGAACGCCATCTCACAAATTGGAATGCTGGCATTTGCCGGAATGCTGGGCGGGCTGCTGAAAGACGCGAAGAAAGTGGGGGTGGGTATCGGATTTTTGCTCGGCACCGGAATTTTGGCGGTCTATGTAGGGCAGCTTCCGGAGATTTTCACTGCGCTGCAGGAGACACTTGTTGCTATCGTGTTGCTGTTGTTTACGCCGAAAGGATTTATTGAACAAATATCCAGGTATGTACCCGGCACACATCAACATTATCTTTCCCAACAGGATTACAGTCGTCGGATTCGCGAATTGATGGCGGGACGAATCCGGGAGGTTTCCCATTTGTTTCAAGAGTTGGCGCATTCGTTTGCCCAGTTATCGTCCGGCGGCCGGAAAAGTCAGGACGAGGCGCTGAACGCCGCGCTTGAAGTGGTAAACAAACAGGTATGCACGACCTGTTTTAAACGGGAAATCTGCTGGGAGAAGGATTTTTACCAGACCTACCACGGATTTCGAGATACGATCGCATTAATTGAGGCGGAAGGAACGGTCACGAAGGACAGTATTCCAACGGAACTGCGTAAACGGTGTGTTCGTATCGAACAGATTTTGCCGGCTCTTTATCAGGCTACCGATTCAATTAAACGGGACATGCAGTGGCAGAACCGGCTTTTGGAAAGCAGGGAATTGGTGGCCGTACAACTGCAGGGTGTGGCGGATATTATGGAGGAGTTGACATATGATCTGACAAAGGAAAACCATATGTCAGCCGGACATGAAGAACACATTATAGCCGCCTTGGAACAGTTAGGGCTATCCATCCGATCGGTCGATATCATTTCATTGGAAGAGGGAAAAATAGAAATTGAAGTAACGCAGACAGCGGCGGTCGATAGGAATGAGTGCGAGAAATTGATCGCTCCTTTGCTGTCTGAAATTGTCGGAGAAAATATTACGGTCGCAGAGAAGCGGATTCACGAGGACAGCGGCTTGATGTCCATCTTCCGTTCGGCGCAGGTATACCGGGTCAACACGGCTGTGGCATCGGCCGCGAAAGACGGCAAAATCTTAAGCGGCGACTCTTTTACTACGTTGGATGTCGGAAATGGAAAATTTGCGGTCGCAGTGTCCGACGGCATGGGAAACGGTGAGCGGGCCATGCAGGAATCAAGCGCGGCGATTCGCCTTTTGCAGCAGCTTTTGAAAGCGGGCTTTGATGAACAGCTGGCTATTAAGACGGTTAATTCGGTATTGTTGCTTCGCTCAAAAGATGAGATTTTTACGACAATGGATCTTGCCTTGATCGATCAGTTTAACGCCAGAACGGAGTTTTTAAAAATCGGTTCGGTCCCTTCTTTTGTGAAACGGCACCACGAGGTGATCTCGATCCGGGGAGAGAACGTTCCGATTGGGATTTTGCAGGATATTGACATCCAGACCGTAGTGACCGATTTGCAGGAAGGCGATTTGTTGATTTTAATGTCGGACGGGATTTATGACGCCCCTAAACATGTAGATGATAAAGAAAAATGGCTGAGAAAGCAGATCGAGCGGTTTGACTCAAGCGATCCGCAGGTGGTGGCAGATTTGCTGGTAGAATTGGCTGTTCGCGTAAACCATGGAAAAATTGTGGATGATATGACCGTGTTGGTAGCGAAGATTGAAAAACATCATCCGGATTGGGCTACCATCAAATTGCCCGGCATGAAAAAAATCAGACGAAAAAAGGAGGCTTCTGCGCCGCCGATTCCGGTGCAAGGGCCGGACTCTACCTCTCTTTCATAA
- a CDS encoding deoxycytidylate deaminase: MRPIKYSIYMNIAIELARASTCRVHVGCVVVGPDGIIHGLGYNGSLPGHPHCEDVGCDFDEHGHCKATLHAERNALRRAGEKARNGIAFVTHFPCPDCAKELVDYGISAVLFQNDYRRSPISVRILERAHIRVLPFTEMKEESFIQLEEQIGWRKPTKGGTAEWTNRT, translated from the coding sequence ATGCGACCGATTAAATATTCGATCTACATGAACATTGCAATTGAGTTGGCCCGCGCTTCCACTTGCCGGGTACATGTTGGATGCGTTGTCGTGGGTCCGGATGGAATCATCCACGGATTGGGGTATAACGGTTCCTTGCCAGGTCATCCGCATTGTGAGGATGTGGGATGCGACTTCGATGAACATGGCCATTGCAAAGCCACGCTCCATGCGGAACGAAACGCCCTGCGGCGGGCAGGTGAAAAAGCGCGTAACGGGATCGCCTTCGTCACCCATTTCCCTTGTCCCGATTGTGCAAAGGAGTTGGTCGATTACGGCATATCGGCTGTCCTGTTCCAAAATGACTATCGCCGCAGCCCAATCTCTGTCCGCATCTTGGAACGGGCCCATATTCGGGTCCTCCCATTTACCGAGATGAAAGAGGAATCCTTTATCCAACTGGAAGAACAGATTGGTTGGCGCAAACCGACAAAGGGAGGAACTGCTGAATGGACAAATCGAACATGA